One genomic window of Comamonas serinivorans includes the following:
- a CDS encoding NAD(P)H-dependent flavin oxidoreductase, with amino-acid sequence MSEFVRRLACRFPLIQAPMAGVQDQALALAVSRAGGLGNLPGAMLSVEALRSALRALQDSGLPYGVNFFAHAQTVPSPALMRAWTDRLAPFFERWNLDTAHVPGEASRQPFGAAQAQVLAEFRPTVVSFHFGLPDAALVDQVRQTGAQIWSSATTVAEARWLAERGVDAVIAQGWEAGGHRGHFLSDELTEQTGTFALLPQVVAAVDCPVIAAGGVATAEGVVAALQLGAAAVQVGTAFLCADEARTSALHRAALHSEAARHTSVTNVFSGRPARGIVNFAMRELGDAQHLSNLAPPFPFAGNAMGLLKAAAEQQGNTDFSSLWAGQNASVCRDAPAATIVAELTRALA; translated from the coding sequence ATGTCTGAATTCGTTCGTCGCCTCGCGTGTCGTTTCCCCCTCATCCAGGCGCCCATGGCTGGCGTGCAGGACCAGGCCCTGGCGCTGGCCGTGTCACGCGCCGGCGGCCTGGGCAACTTGCCTGGCGCCATGCTGAGCGTGGAGGCCCTGCGCAGCGCGCTACGCGCCTTGCAGGACAGCGGCCTGCCCTATGGGGTGAACTTTTTCGCCCACGCGCAGACGGTGCCCAGCCCGGCGCTGATGCGCGCCTGGACCGACCGCCTGGCGCCCTTTTTCGAGCGCTGGAACCTGGACACCGCGCACGTGCCGGGCGAGGCCTCGCGCCAGCCCTTCGGCGCGGCGCAGGCCCAGGTGCTGGCCGAGTTCCGGCCCACGGTGGTGAGTTTTCACTTCGGCCTGCCCGACGCGGCCCTGGTCGACCAGGTGCGGCAGACCGGGGCGCAGATTTGGTCCAGCGCCACCACCGTGGCCGAGGCGCGCTGGCTGGCCGAACGCGGGGTGGACGCGGTCATCGCCCAGGGCTGGGAAGCCGGTGGCCACCGCGGCCATTTCCTCAGCGATGAGCTGACCGAGCAGACCGGCACCTTCGCCCTGCTGCCGCAGGTGGTGGCGGCGGTCGATTGCCCGGTGATCGCGGCGGGCGGCGTGGCCACGGCCGAGGGCGTGGTTGCGGCCCTGCAGCTGGGCGCGGCGGCCGTGCAGGTGGGCACGGCCTTTCTTTGCGCCGACGAGGCCCGCACCAGCGCCCTGCACCGCGCCGCCCTGCACAGCGAGGCGGCCCGCCACACCAGCGTGACCAACGTGTTCTCGGGCCGGCCGGCGCGCGGCATCGTCAACTTCGCCATGCGCGAGCTGGGCGACGCGCAGCACCTGAGCAACCTGGCGCCCCCGTTTCCGTTCGCGGGCAATGCCATGGGCCTGCTGAAGGCGGCGGCCGAGCAGCAGGGCAACACCGACTTCAGCTCGCTGTGGGCGGGGCAGAACGCATCGGTCTGTCGCGATGCCCCGGCCGCCACCATCGTCGCCGAGCTGACGCGTGCCCTGGCCTGA